The stretch of DNA gtttgcatttttgtatggagtcgccaccaatttttatgggaaattggaaccgttcgaattaattcgtttaattccgtcttatacCTGCAgaagcctcacgaagaggcgcagcaggaactgcgctccttcgaagaggcgcagcagttgctgcgtcctttctcgacggttatctactggaaatccgtaaaaagaggttttaaagcatggttttagaaatcggttttaatgatattttcgacataaaccttacattaatggtacaataaataaatataataaataaaagagagatttacaccctcagacttacatgttgacgaaacgagaaggactaagatatcgattagtgatgctcgacgcgaatgcaaagaaagtgccctcgtaagaggaaaacgattagattaattaagttgattgatgtggagttggtcaaattggccggtcatgcaaacgaggctggtactcagaaggatccgagcttacgtggtcgaaagttcaagcacgtagacgccaaaaagtaagaacaaagtctagaatgcaaagggagaagagaagggcggacactcgcgtgagaaatatgaggagcgaaggctcctatttatactaatcacgtggaggaattagggtttcggaaataattcggttttccttaatatcttatgtgaatattacgggaaattgtttaccaaaagataaaattaatgaaatatggaatagaaatatccggaacattccagaacattctaactcgggatttaacggttatcagaaaatgaagacggttttaggcccggactcagaatgtactctaattatcacaaaacgaccgtatcggcacgtagatgacaactaagaggtagacattaatatttgagcaatcacttgacgataatcttacgaattgtcacaaatcgttccgcgtaccaaacatgcggcccaatcatcaccgggtggtttgcgagaggtgcagaaatgaggtatctacaagaagATCTTgatggaagctagatgtagccgcccatgattctagatcgatggaagcttggctttatcttattttttctttacatttttatgttgtattttgagattttaGATCTTTTTTATTTCCTCGTCCGACTTGGAAATTGGTtatttccttaaacaatggttgtattttggattattgtgacttgttttgcaacccaagtcacttactttatcgtatcaTTTGTTCTAAGAtttatcatcatacactacttgcatctagaaacataaaaaatatcgacttaaattgatcaaatagacaattataatggttgagtcattatatgtccataagttatgaattcgattctccttatgccattgtggCCAAATGTCATAACTTACTTTTAtaagatcaattatgaagttatAATTGAGTTGTTGAACTTACCCAAGGGAACGTTGCTAACCTTGTTTGATACACCTATCAATTTAAATCACCTACTCTATATTATAAGTTTATCCTCCTTCAccatcattatttgtggctcaaggactatctttggagaaaaagggcatttttcctaaagatagagtgggagtgaatttagccacaaactctTCACAACTCTTCacatgaggagaccaaaagaagatgttcttgaggaaactacgtgaggagaccaaagaAACAAcgtaaggagaccaaaagaagatgttcttggattgtaagattttgatcgatggagggatataactagagattttaaaatccgacattttacttaagagccttatgaaactaaaatggcatctatgcaagtaaatggatttatttgggattgttaagaccaatccaaagtaaatagatatttatgattaagagttgcatagagagacatgtcgatgtctacgaaagctaagttaattgttagctATGCTAAAGATTCAAATACATTGCtatacctcattatgaaaatgaataagTTAAATATTAAAACCTCtttccaaatgggtattttgaaagggatatgtgaatgagatatatggttttaactaacacttagaaaagcaatgattatttcaattcataaaatgcttcgaatgagttgtcaaaaacgaaacatgtgaaattgagtgggagtcagtgacagtcatgtttagacatgaagtttagtgggagaaatcatccttcatgaattgcataacacattactcattgggaatgacgagcatatactgtcttttataaacaagtatttaggttttcaatttGGGATGATATTGGACATCATGTGAATCTAATAAAACATGGGATATTGGATTGGCACATAGATAAGTATCTTATTatgatccttcatcttaaagaaatcaatcagttaagtaggttattcatgtcgatgaatatagaattaccatgatagagtcatggttatttactgaacctaagaactgttgtctacatgaatTCGATAACCAATGATTCCGCCATTGGTATAATCATGTAATGCCTATATGCACATGTCTTAGATGAATTAAATGCttagagcatgataagtcgataacaagttaacccatatgagagtcattggtaagcttcaaggaaccgtcatgaattctcaaggagaactagtggtctgttctggagtttggaaggatacttagttgtgtgttaagaggttacacaaactcaagtttccgaactcatttggatttgtgaaaatcctaggcaattattgacataaggagtaagagactagaaaagtgtattttattgtcatccattgtaagattctacgaaatgaacctaagtacgttgtgattggGTGGTGAAATTTAAAACTACAAGTAGTGttgtccaccgaaacccacatcacaagttatgtgataacagtaagAGTTTCTCTTAAAGCTTAAGAACCTatgtctagacatgtacttagcaaaattcatgctataagggataacatgaaattgaaggaaatcgcaattcacaaagtttgaacacttggacacatggtatgttcacaagcaAAATTTTTATTGCGTTATACAAGTGCATGagtacacttatgattataagacatagagttgcaatatggtattgactacttatgtgtgataatcacatttattgtttgagttatcgttaactcattttgtactttgttatatccaaatgagattgttgagacaatattgaaccccattaaagtgaactggattaacatagtattcgtccctagttacttatatgaggtgacatctcgaagcaactagagtgtgatgcaatttatggcaagttcaagtgccatagagtcataagggatgactagtcgatcacataggcagactgtgagggacactctgtcgggcttatgaccgcttatagagttctggcattttttatagcctggtcgtggcgagagctactatggtattcttatgagtcgattctttgactaatgactgttcgcctaagatggcacagtttcagagtgactttgatttatgtccgGCGACCTTCGtgattggggtctaatgggcatgttttgggtcatgatgagctgtggctaatcgaagggaagagtgcaataggaattgtccattcccgtcagggttattttatatctcaaggccactcgaggagcaatgaactggaaatgcgtggccacgctcggaaggtatctatgaccagctcgaggaaaccactcaagatatgatcaaatataagtacgacctgcaatacaccttgcattgagtgggagattgtaataggacaagagaattgctgacgcacacttgtcgcggacaagtgggagattgttggagtatgtgtcctcgacaataatgcgatcacatgtttaaatctcatattaagaatactaaGGGGAAAGTatcattttattgtcaactgatccacattaatcggtaatgattggctgactagagtttgacattactgtcgtgtgacggtggtgatcagttgatcccttaaggtcatacctctagggaaacattcttaattgactaattaattaattgtatgacgatacaagttaattaattccttaaaattgaacaaatgattttgtgagaaataatacgtatcttattgtaattcgattaaatgatattcgtactaagtaattaaattgttttattacttaaggtttatttattgtctatgaaacaattaaattaaagaatgaattgtttattataaatacaagtagttgtgatttataattatatgacccattttaagtaattgtaattgtgaattactagttaatttttgtatgtgatttatttcatttatataatgatttttaatttgttaaaaatgcattatttaaatgacatgtctagtaacatgtccaatttgtcacacaatacaaattaacaaattgacaaagttaaaatggatctaTATTACACACATGAACCGTGTAAAATGGGAGAGGAAGGaggatttgtgttttgttattttaattagtgggtaacatcttgattacctactaatgataggcatgcaaacctaaacTCTTGAGAAGAGTAACTAGCAAAGTTATTGGGAACTCTTCCCTTCCTAACCACCCGACCACCCTAATCAATTAGAGGAGTTTTTTCTCTTCTAAAAggattttcattcattcatataaGTTCTTACATGAATAAGAACTCATCTCTctagttttgttgttgaacaaaataatAAACTCTCActaaaatctctaatattattcatatattactagaagtagtaatcacttaatattagtatttttaagggaacaaatattaatttctagtaacaaaattaacatttgtattaagaaggatttccttggtacaatccttgaggagtagatcttgcaattAGATCTAAAGTTTTGGGGCATTTGGTATatacttaagaagactaatttggtaggagactaAATTAGTATAAACTGTTTTTTGGCCCTTAATGTAAGAATAATCATTTTTCCTTCTTACTTTctaattttgttatgcatgcataagttccttttagtttatgactaaactaataaacacttagttattagaagagtctaataagagataTACGAATATTTCAGGCCCAACATAGCTGCTATTTAAGAAAATATAGGGATTTTCCAGCCGGTCCTGGACCGGCGGCCGGTTGGCCGGCCCAGACTCCTCTCTCCGCATTTTCAACTCTtgtaatttttgacctaatttAGTTGTAAACTATAAACACCCCTTCCTAATTTCATTCGACACATTACCCTAGATCTAGATTTCTCTCTAAATTTAAGCAACTTCCTTAAGCAAagtcttaatctttccttaatcgaACCTTAATTATCTACTTAATTTGCATATATCTACTTAGCTTCATTAGTTTACTCTTGAGTATTTGGGTTGTAATTGAAGAAGATTGAAAGATTTTTTCCATTATTAATACAAGACTCAACCTTTCTTCATTGTTGGTATAATTACTTCTCTTATTAAGTttatttatcaattgtttacatttcttatcacatctttattgttgtttcaatttattatcatgtttaccaCCAAGTTTACTTGCTTCTTTTCAACTGTTTACATTTGCTCTTTGAATATGTGTGAGTAGTGACcccctagggtttagggggaaccTAAGTAAAGATTAAGGGATGAATTTGGTGTGTTAATGTTGGtaattgtgtaaattatttggtTCTTGTTAACATGCATAGAAGGTGTTTGTAGGAATGTGTGAATGAAAGTTCATGTTTTTCTCCATTATATGCTTAATGTCTTGTAGAACAAAGTTTACATAGATGCTTGATAGTGTGTTTACATCAAATTTGGAAGATTTGTGAAAGCTTTGTGTCCATGTTTAGGAAAGCGTAGGAAATTGTAAGAAATTAACTTTCTTAACCAATAATTGCCCATTACCCTTCAATACCGATTACCTTGTCCTACTAAGGGGAACCCGACAACCCTAGTTtttaatcaatagtttacatcttATCAActtatgtttattgttttttaatTGCTTAGTCCTAGCTTATTCAATTTCATCAACCTCTTTATTGTTTGACTAAACGTAGACTTAGACAATTTAGGTATAAATCCACCCCATCCTTGTGGTTCGATCCCGATTATACTACCATAGTTGGGTTAATTTTTGGTACGGGAATCGACGACTTAATTCCGTTCATCAAATGACGCCGTTGCCAGGGATGGCGCTAGGTTATACCTAATTTGTAAAaggtcttagctttagtcttagtttacttgtttgtttgcttttgtAGTTGTATGCttcttgtagagtgtgtgattttTGGCTTACCTTAGTGTGTAAAAGCACTAGGAGTCTTACGGTTTGTCAAGTTGCATGCCTAGGAGGAACCATCACGCTTTGCTCTTTGACTCCAACCTCGAAAGCCTTAAGGAATACTATTGCAAGGGTTAGAAACTCTCCTCAAGAAACTTTGGACCAAGCAATTTCACCCACCCAACCTCTCATTGAAGACACCACCACAACAAGCAATACAACATCATTGATTCTCAACTAGAAAACCCATTTTACAATCTCCAAATTCCAAACACACCCCCTCAAACACCACCTCCATATATACTAATTCCATAACCACAAATGGCGGCTTTACGTGACCACAACCTCCCCAACCACAATGATGCTTGCAATCCCATTAACTTTGGCACCATGGCCCCAAACAACTTCGAAATGTATCAGGCTCAAGTTGGCTTGATTGAGAAGGATAGTTTCGGTGGGAATATTGATGAAGATGCTCATGCCCATCTAAAGAAGTTCAAAAACAAGGTTGCCATGATGAAATGGAATGGAGTGTTCGAAGACACATTAAGGTTGATGTTGTTCCCACTTTCTTTAATAGATAAAGCGGATCGTTGGTTGAATGTGCATCCTCCGAACACATTTACTACGTGGAATGCCTTAGTCAAGGCGTTCTTAGCCAAGTATTACCCGTCATCCAAGACCGCTATGCTCCGTAATGAGATTCATACATTCCAACAAGAAGATGGGGAGTCCTTGGGTGAGGCATGGGATATGTACCAAGATGTAATTGCTAGTTTTCCTCACCATGGAATACCGGCTTGGTACGTTACCCAAACTTTCTTTCAAACTTTGTTTCCAAGAACCAAGGAAATGGTGAATGCCTCCGCGGGAGGGGGATTCGATCATTTGGGTGATGATGAGGGCATGACTCTCATTAAAAAGATGGTGGACTCGGAGTCCAACTATGGTTCAAGGGGCAACATGCTAAGAAGGAATAACTGGTACCCCAAAGAGAACTCTTCTACTTTAAATGCTGAGACCAATGCCAAGCTTGACCTTCTTACCAAGAAACTTGATCAAATGCAAAGAAGTCAAGTGCATCAAGCTAGTGCCTCCCATGGTCCACCCATGGAGGAGGTAATCCCAAACTCTTCTTGTGAACTATGTGGGGGAAATGGTCATACTTTCGATGTGTGCGCCAAAAACAACTATAATGTGGGAAATGAAGACAATATTCAAGATGTTAATACTTTTCAAAGCTACATACAACAACAATGTGAGGCCACCACGACCACCCTACAACAACCCAAATGCCTACAACCAAACTCCAATTTCTATCACCCGGGTTTGAAAAATCACCCAAAATTTAGCTACAAAAgtaccaatgttcaaaacccGCAACACCTCCAACCACAATTACCCAACACCAACCTACCCGGGTTTTCTCAACCTATAAGTGGATACCCAAACCAAAGAAATAATTTCGGCAATTAAAACCAATGGCCAAGAAACAACCAACACCAAAATGTTGGGAACCAATCTCAAGGGTACCAAGATTTTGGGGGTAACCAAAACAACCAAGGGTTCTATCAAGGGAATCAAAGTAACCAAGCTAACCAAGGGTTTGGCCAAGGTTTTGTTCAAGGCTTTCAAGAGCAAGGGCAAGGATCCAACTTCAATAATCAAGGTCCTAAGGGGAACAACCAAGGgggacaacacaacaacaacaatcaaggtccCAACACTCGAAATGATTATGGATTCCCTTTACCCTTAACTAATCAACCACATCAAGAGCCATCCATGGAATCCCAATTTGGTGAGTTGATAAAGGTGGTGAAGAATATGCAATATCTCAACACCAAGACATGACAAAATTCAAGAAAGACATGGAAGCTCGGTTGGCACCTCAAAGACTGCCGTGTGGTTTCCTATCCCAAGGTCAAAGCTCAAAAGACATTTCCGCAAATCATCGAGCACATGCGGTAGTCTTAAGGAGTGGGATTGAGCTCGAAGACCCTTACAAGGACCTTGAAATTAAAGTGGATGCAGATCCCAAAAGGAAGCGGTTGGTAATGAATGGTGATGGGGAAAGCCCACCAATGACTCCATCAGCAAGGGTAGCTGAAGCCAAAAAGGGGAAGACTACAAGTGAAGGATCCAAGGGAAAGGCTCCACAAGAATATCATGAGGATATATTTTTGAAGACCTTCCTTACGAAAGGGAGGTTGGTGAAGAAGCTAGAGAGGAAGCCCTCGTACAACCTTCTACTAAGGTAATAAGCAAAGCCACTTCATCCAAGGTATCCTCTAATTCTCAACTTGTCATTAACATCCCTTATCCCACTAAAGCTTTGAGGTCTAGAGAAAACTTCAAGTATACCAATTTTTGCGAAATGTTAGAAAAACTTGAAGTAACTCTACCCTTCACCAAAGTAATATTGAACATGCCAACATACACCAAATTTTTAAAAGACAtcttgaaaaagaaaagaacctTGGGTTATCAACAAATTGTGGCAATGGAGGAAGAGTGTAGTGCTCTTCTTCTTAACAAGATGCCACATAAAGTTGGTGAACTGGGTAGCTTTTTAATTTCTTGTGTGGTTGTGGTGTCCCGATATCAAGGGCTCTATGTGATTtgggagcaagtgtgagtgttcttcctctaaaagttgcaaagaaaattGGCATTCGCAATCTTCCCCATACTACTATGACTCTCTAATTGGCAGATAGGTCTGCCAAGCGTGTagtacccgcccttttagagatcCGTTGACTAgctttgaccgaccttgggagcagtaatagtccttagaagtgcgtaccaaagttatcctgtgctttgagttatgggtggtactcgatagagtagaggctactcgatcgagtaacttggatactcgatcgagtaggggccactcgatcgagtaagtgggtcactcgatcgagtagcgtcttttcagcgagggtttataatcgtgttttgttaaaatcgcaaatcatttctgcctcatttcttcagatctttAGGTCGCCTCCTTCTCTTCCCTTCCccatataccttccatgggatcctttgaaggtccttgttccttaggagtacataacttgagtcgggtagcgatcatttgccaggtttcctcatgtaggtatgtcgtcatcatcatccgtatatttgcctttgcagttagggttagcttggtagtgatagatgtttgtattgtgtgGATAGGTGTTTCTTGTGTGCTGGGCATTGCGTGTGTGggcatggaatcgttgcagtcgcttaaaggtaggttcacctactcagttcttgtggacggtctagtgtgtcgattgttgtgtcgcGGTTGTcgtgttgttgttgtgtttgtgtggcagagtatatgcggtaatcggttggAGTATACAGttcgttggttgttgttgtattgtagctgtctgtgattgtttgtctctagttctcgaggtgcgtcctcggctgagtggagtcacttgcgggagtggcttcacgccctagtttcgccctccatggaacccgccacgagaggtgatgtgcacattaatgggatagggttatcgctcggtacgaCGAGCGGGTCTTAGGtggaaacggctgcggtcccccactggcagggctagtctagtggacagtcggtgacggagatttatTGGTGTGGGTATGATTGTGTAAGACTGGctgtgttttgttttgtgttgacAGTTGATGTTGGTTAATGttgtgtcttgtctcagtactgaccttgtgtggttgtcttgtttgtttatgtgtctgtcgtgatcccttatggtgagcagtctgtcttagggggtgttgatgtggttgatagctggagtcctggtaGGGATGAGTCGTCACGAGTTCcgatagagatagtgtgtagctgacgagttgtatctttattttgttagttggttgtaacacttgtaaatttaactatatctgttcttttatcgacttttgatggtTACTTATCTCGGACAACCGGGATGGTAATGCCTCTATATGCCAAGGAAGGTCTggtaaggctcctcggtatatgggggtgtt from Silene latifolia isolate original U9 population chromosome 10, ASM4854445v1, whole genome shotgun sequence encodes:
- the LOC141607853 gene encoding uncharacterized protein LOC141607853, whose protein sequence is MAALRDHNLPNHNDACNPINFGTMAPNNFEMYQAQVGLIEKDSFGGNIDEDAHAHLKKFKNKVAMMKWNGVFEDTLRLMLFPLSLIDKADRWLNVHPPNTFTTWNALVKAFLAKYYPSSKTAMLRNEIHTFQQEDGESLGEAWDMYQDVIASFPHHGIPAWYVTQTFFQTLFPRTKEMVNASAGGGFDHLGDDEGMTLIKKMVDSESNYGSRGNMLRRNNWYPKENSSTLNAETNAKLDLLTKKLDQMQRSQVHQASASHGPPMEEVIPNSSCELCGGNGHTFDVCAKNNYNVGNEDNIQDVNTFQSYIQQQCEATTTTLQQPKCLQPNSNFYHPGLKNHPKFSYKSTNVQNPQHLQPQLPNTNLPGFSQPISGYPNQRNNFGN